Proteins encoded together in one Pontiella desulfatans window:
- a CDS encoding GH36-type glycosyl hydrolase domain-containing protein codes for MKYGYFDDDKREYVITNPKTPVKWTNYVGTLAFGGIVDHTGGSLICKGDPALNRITKYMPQLPSSQFKGEGMYLRIKEGDGYKIFSPFFVPTLDAYDKYECHVGLGYQRIVSEFHGIRTEVAIFVPPGEHVVVRDINVTNLRKEVVELDVIPVVEFSHFDALKQYTNADWVPQTMTVDAERNADGTVLLRQYAFMKKQYENNFFTSNVPVDSFQTDRKEFLGDNEYGTWANPLELQNESLSNSEARRGDTIAALLHKLGELAPGETKRIVTQLGQDEPGMVAETAKKFRCLENVDAAFRSLGQFWDEYLSKNWIETPDAAFNSMVNIHNPRQCHTTMNWSRYLSLYQLGLGARGIGFRDSSQDVMGVLAGVPDDARALMRKLLSVQLPNGSAMHQFFPLTMEANEGDSREDGHKQWYGDDHLWIVQAVSAYLKETGDYGFLKEEIPFYSKALPLEKREKGTVLEHLHRAMEFTQANTGAHGLPLLGFADWNDCVNLLGAAESVMIANLYGRALQEMIELMDHLGAQPAAEKYRADHARMKKVVNETCWDGEWFVRYYEEDGTPIGSKQNSEGQIYANAQSWSVFSGFAEGDRAEQALESVHGKLNTDRGIKLSWPGYNGFDPTKGGITTYPPGAKENGGIFLHTNPWVMIAETLVGNGDRAFQYYNQINPAARNDDIGRFECEPYCYPQNILGDEHPQFGLARNSWLSGTSSWTYQAATKFIVGIMPTHGGLEINPCIPKAWDGFKVVRKFRGATYRIEVENPEHISKGVASVVVDGEPVEGNVVPVFDGGEHSVEVLMGRESNDAGFGMKNKVQEATAAL; via the coding sequence ATGAAATACGGATATTTCGACGACGATAAAAGAGAGTATGTAATCACCAATCCCAAGACCCCCGTCAAGTGGACGAACTATGTCGGCACGCTGGCGTTCGGCGGGATTGTCGACCATACGGGCGGCTCGCTCATCTGTAAAGGCGATCCCGCATTGAACCGAATCACCAAATACATGCCCCAGCTGCCCAGTTCGCAGTTCAAGGGCGAGGGAATGTATCTCCGCATCAAGGAAGGCGACGGCTATAAAATCTTCTCGCCGTTCTTCGTGCCGACGCTCGATGCCTACGATAAATACGAGTGCCATGTGGGTCTCGGCTACCAGCGCATTGTCTCCGAGTTCCATGGTATCCGCACGGAGGTCGCGATCTTTGTGCCGCCCGGCGAACATGTGGTGGTGCGCGATATCAACGTTACCAACCTTCGGAAAGAAGTGGTGGAGCTGGATGTGATTCCCGTGGTGGAGTTCTCGCATTTCGATGCGCTAAAGCAATACACCAATGCCGACTGGGTGCCGCAAACCATGACGGTCGACGCCGAAAGGAATGCCGACGGCACCGTGCTGTTGCGCCAGTACGCCTTCATGAAGAAGCAGTATGAAAACAACTTTTTCACCTCGAATGTGCCCGTCGATTCGTTCCAGACCGACCGCAAGGAATTCCTGGGCGACAACGAATACGGCACCTGGGCCAACCCTTTGGAGCTGCAAAACGAAAGCCTGTCGAACAGCGAGGCACGGCGCGGCGACACCATCGCCGCGCTGTTGCACAAGCTGGGCGAACTTGCGCCGGGCGAAACAAAACGTATCGTCACCCAACTCGGGCAGGACGAGCCGGGCATGGTGGCCGAAACCGCGAAAAAGTTCCGCTGCCTCGAAAACGTGGATGCCGCGTTCCGGTCTCTGGGACAATTCTGGGATGAATATCTTTCCAAAAACTGGATCGAAACGCCGGACGCCGCGTTCAACTCGATGGTCAACATCCATAACCCGCGCCAGTGCCATACGACCATGAACTGGTCGCGCTATCTCTCGCTCTATCAGCTCGGCCTCGGTGCGCGCGGCATTGGTTTCCGCGACAGCTCGCAGGATGTGATGGGCGTGCTGGCCGGGGTGCCGGACGATGCCCGGGCGCTGATGCGCAAGCTGCTCAGCGTGCAGTTGCCCAACGGTTCGGCGATGCACCAGTTTTTCCCGCTCACCATGGAAGCCAACGAGGGCGACTCGCGCGAAGACGGCCATAAGCAATGGTATGGCGACGACCACCTCTGGATCGTCCAGGCGGTTTCCGCCTATCTCAAGGAGACCGGTGACTATGGATTCCTGAAGGAGGAAATCCCGTTCTATTCCAAGGCGCTCCCGCTCGAAAAACGCGAAAAGGGAACGGTGCTGGAGCATCTGCACCGCGCCATGGAGTTCACCCAAGCCAACACGGGCGCGCACGGCCTGCCGCTGCTGGGATTCGCCGACTGGAACGATTGCGTCAATCTGCTTGGCGCCGCCGAAAGCGTAATGATTGCCAATCTCTATGGCCGCGCGCTGCAGGAAATGATCGAGTTGATGGACCATCTCGGCGCGCAGCCGGCGGCCGAAAAATACCGCGCCGACCACGCGCGCATGAAAAAGGTCGTTAACGAGACCTGCTGGGACGGCGAATGGTTTGTGCGTTACTACGAAGAGGACGGCACCCCGATCGGTTCCAAGCAAAACAGCGAAGGGCAGATCTACGCCAACGCTCAGTCGTGGAGCGTCTTTTCCGGCTTTGCCGAAGGCGATCGCGCGGAGCAGGCGCTGGAGTCGGTGCATGGAAAACTCAACACGGACCGCGGCATCAAGCTCAGCTGGCCGGGCTACAACGGGTTCGATCCGACCAAGGGCGGCATCACCACCTATCCGCCGGGCGCCAAGGAAAACGGCGGCATCTTCCTGCACACCAACCCGTGGGTGATGATTGCCGAAACGCTGGTCGGCAACGGCGACCGCGCATTCCAATACTACAACCAGATCAACCCCGCCGCGCGGAACGACGACATCGGCCGCTTCGAGTGCGAACCCTACTGCTACCCGCAAAACATTCTCGGCGACGAGCATCCGCAGTTCGGCCTCGCCCGCAACAGTTGGCTCTCCGGCACGTCGTCGTGGACCTACCAGGCGGCCACCAAGTTTATCGTCGGCATCATGCCGACCCACGGCGGCCTCGAAATCAATCCCTGCATTCCCAAGGCATGGGACGGCTTCAAGGTGGTTCGCAAGTTCCGCGGCGCGACCTACCGCATCGAAGTCGAAAACCCCGAACACATTTCCAAGGGCGTCGCGTCCGTGGTGGTCGATGGCGAACCCGTCGAGGGCAATGTGGTGCCGGTCTTCGACGGCGGCGAACATTCGGTCGAGGTTTTGATGGGGCGGGAAAGCAACGATGCAGGTTTCGGCATGAAGAATAAGGTGCAGGAAGCCACGGCGGCTTTATAA
- a CDS encoding MFS transporter, producing MADQAQPVVAAEDRVPFGTKLAYALGGPVDILAVWILVSIAYPFFNMELHMRPLYVSIILMSLRLWDGIIDPIMGCISDNFRSKWGRRRPFILVGSILAGLTYPLIWWFPMDWSQELIMAWVIGFGILFYSCFTVWAMPYQSLLMEMTPDYNERTRVTEIRGYFQTLAGFVNGWMWWVSLLPIFFLNGEASTVNGMRWLSLVIGAIILVLGIVPAVFVKERYYESVNKHQEKVGVIKSLSETLKNVPFRVLCLFTVFFLLGTAIFDSYGRYVGTYYVLNADWTVAARFAGYGTVVYTVFSLLFIPVFRWLSERIGKPRCLAISVALVLFSAATTWWTFNPAYPYLMLVNTVFIGAGYAGLWLMLSSMQADVVDFDELKTGERREGSFASIFSWILKFAFCIGFLISGPLLEFTGFDASLEGAQPEAVLRNMRIGYIAIPVVALVVALGLLKIFPITPQKAAEIRRQLEARRGKV from the coding sequence ATGGCTGATCAAGCACAACCTGTCGTGGCGGCGGAAGACCGCGTTCCGTTCGGCACCAAGCTGGCCTACGCGCTCGGCGGTCCGGTTGATATTCTGGCGGTATGGATTCTGGTCAGCATTGCCTATCCGTTCTTCAACATGGAACTGCATATGCGGCCGCTCTATGTGTCGATCATCTTGATGTCGCTGCGGTTGTGGGATGGCATCATCGATCCGATCATGGGGTGCATCTCCGATAACTTCCGCTCGAAGTGGGGGCGCCGCCGACCGTTCATTCTGGTGGGGTCCATCCTGGCCGGCCTGACCTATCCCCTGATCTGGTGGTTCCCGATGGACTGGAGCCAGGAACTGATCATGGCGTGGGTGATCGGCTTCGGCATTCTTTTCTACTCCTGCTTCACGGTCTGGGCGATGCCCTACCAAAGCTTGCTGATGGAAATGACCCCCGACTACAACGAGCGGACGAGGGTGACTGAAATCCGCGGATATTTCCAGACGCTGGCCGGTTTCGTGAACGGCTGGATGTGGTGGGTTTCGCTGCTGCCGATCTTTTTCCTGAATGGCGAAGCGAGCACGGTGAACGGCATGCGCTGGCTCAGCCTGGTGATTGGCGCCATCATTCTGGTGCTCGGGATTGTCCCTGCGGTTTTTGTGAAGGAGCGCTATTACGAGAGCGTGAACAAGCACCAGGAAAAGGTGGGCGTGATCAAGAGTTTGAGCGAAACGCTCAAGAACGTTCCGTTCCGCGTGCTGTGTCTCTTCACCGTGTTCTTCCTGCTGGGGACGGCGATCTTCGACAGCTACGGCCGCTATGTGGGCACCTACTATGTGTTGAATGCCGACTGGACGGTGGCGGCCCGGTTCGCGGGCTATGGAACGGTGGTCTATACCGTTTTCAGCCTGCTTTTCATTCCCGTTTTCCGATGGCTTTCCGAGCGCATCGGCAAGCCCCGGTGCCTTGCCATCTCCGTTGCGTTGGTTTTGTTTTCGGCGGCTACCACCTGGTGGACGTTTAATCCGGCCTATCCGTACCTGATGCTGGTGAACACCGTGTTTATCGGGGCGGGCTATGCGGGGCTTTGGCTGATGCTCTCCTCCATGCAGGCCGATGTGGTGGACTTCGATGAGTTGAAGACCGGGGAGCGTCGCGAGGGCAGCTTTGCTTCGATCTTTTCCTGGATCCTGAAGTTTGCCTTCTGCATCGGGTTCCTGATTTCCGGCCCGTTGCTGGAATTCACCGGATTCGATGCGTCGCTCGAAGGCGCCCAACCGGAAGCCGTCCTGCGCAATATGCGCATCGGCTACATCGCCATCCCCGTTGTTGCCTTGGTGGTGGCGCTGGGTCTTTTGAAAATCTTCCCCATCACGCCGCAGAAGGCGGCCGAAATCCGCAGGCAACTTGAAGCGCGCAGGGGCAAAGTTTAG
- a CDS encoding GH36-type glycosyl hydrolase domain-containing protein, with translation MKFGYFDDEAREYVITEPKTPFPWINYLGNDEFFGLVSNTGGGYCFYKDAKFRRLTRYRYNNVPIDTGGRYYYIKDGDSVWNPGWKPTQATLDSYECRHGLSYSKFIGEKGGVKAELTCFVPLGVNAEVHKLSIENESGEHKSLKLFSLAEWCLWNAQTDMENFQRNLSTGEVEIEESVLYHKTEYKERRNHYAFYSVNAPIQGFDTDRESFVGLYNGFENPQAVAEGAPRNSVAHGWSPIASHYLEIDLAPGEKRELVFVLGYIEKAEDQKWESKGIINKAGARRVIKNFETVEKVDAALAELADYWENLLGTYQVDSGDGKLDRMVNIWNQYQCMVTFNMSRSASFFESGIGRGMGFRDSNQDLIGFVHQVPERAKQRILDIAATQFEDGSAYHQYQPLTKRGNAEIGGNFNDDPLWLILSVSAYIKETGDWSILDETVPYDNDDATATDLFGHLTRSFNFTVNHLGPHGLPLIGRADWNDCLNLNCFSKDPNESFQTTENQSGSTAESLMIAGEFVLYGREYIRLCELRGMETIEAQRQVDAMVEAVKQHGWDGEWFLRAYDFFGHKVGSDENDESKIFIESQGWCTMAGIGKDEGLCEKALDSVADKLACEHGIVLNNPAFTEYVLAYGEISTYPAGYKENAGIFCHNNPWIMIGETMIGRGDRAFDYWRRIAPAYREGISELHRMEPYVYSQMIAGKDAFKPGEAKNSWLTGTAAWNWVAISQYILGVHPDYDGLRIDPCIPQEWKEYTIVRRFRGAEYNITIKNPEGVSKGVILLLVNGELVKGNLVPVLAKDRVHQIEVVMGVDHG, from the coding sequence ATGAAGTTTGGTTATTTTGATGATGAAGCCCGCGAGTATGTAATTACGGAGCCGAAGACGCCGTTTCCGTGGATCAACTATTTGGGCAACGACGAGTTTTTCGGGTTGGTGTCGAATACAGGCGGGGGCTATTGCTTCTATAAGGATGCCAAGTTCCGCCGGCTGACGCGCTACCGCTACAACAACGTGCCGATCGACACCGGTGGGCGCTACTACTATATCAAGGATGGCGACTCGGTGTGGAACCCGGGCTGGAAGCCGACCCAGGCCACGCTCGATTCCTACGAATGCCGCCATGGCTTGAGCTATTCGAAGTTCATCGGCGAAAAGGGCGGGGTGAAAGCGGAGCTGACCTGCTTCGTGCCGCTGGGCGTGAATGCCGAGGTGCACAAGCTCTCCATCGAAAACGAATCCGGCGAGCACAAAAGCCTGAAGCTCTTCTCGCTGGCGGAATGGTGCCTGTGGAACGCGCAGACCGATATGGAAAACTTCCAGCGCAACCTTTCGACCGGCGAGGTGGAGATCGAGGAATCGGTGCTCTACCACAAGACCGAATACAAGGAGCGCCGCAACCACTATGCCTTCTATTCCGTCAACGCCCCGATCCAGGGCTTCGACACCGACCGCGAATCGTTTGTTGGGCTCTACAACGGGTTCGAAAATCCGCAGGCCGTGGCCGAAGGTGCGCCGCGCAATTCCGTGGCGCACGGCTGGTCGCCGATTGCCTCGCACTATCTTGAAATCGATCTGGCGCCCGGTGAAAAGCGCGAGCTGGTCTTTGTGCTGGGCTACATCGAAAAGGCCGAAGACCAAAAGTGGGAGTCGAAGGGCATCATCAACAAGGCCGGCGCCAGGCGGGTCATCAAAAATTTCGAGACGGTTGAAAAGGTCGATGCCGCGCTGGCGGAGCTGGCTGATTATTGGGAAAACCTCCTCGGCACCTACCAGGTGGACAGTGGCGATGGCAAGCTCGACCGCATGGTCAACATTTGGAACCAGTACCAGTGCATGGTCACCTTCAACATGTCGCGCAGCGCCTCGTTCTTCGAGTCGGGCATCGGCCGCGGCATGGGCTTCCGCGATTCCAACCAGGATCTGATCGGCTTCGTGCACCAGGTGCCGGAGCGCGCCAAGCAGCGCATTCTCGACATTGCCGCCACGCAGTTCGAGGATGGCTCGGCCTACCACCAGTACCAGCCGCTCACCAAGCGCGGCAACGCCGAGATCGGCGGAAACTTCAACGACGATCCGCTCTGGCTGATCCTCTCCGTCTCGGCCTACATCAAGGAGACCGGCGACTGGAGCATCCTCGACGAAACCGTGCCGTACGACAACGACGATGCAACGGCCACCGACCTATTCGGGCACCTGACCCGCTCGTTCAACTTCACGGTCAACCACCTCGGTCCGCATGGCTTGCCGCTCATCGGGCGCGCCGACTGGAACGACTGCCTCAACCTCAACTGCTTTTCGAAGGATCCGAACGAATCGTTCCAGACCACCGAAAACCAATCGGGTAGCACGGCGGAGTCGTTGATGATTGCCGGAGAGTTTGTGCTCTATGGCCGCGAATACATCCGCCTCTGCGAGCTGCGCGGCATGGAAACCATCGAGGCGCAAAGGCAGGTCGATGCCATGGTCGAGGCGGTCAAGCAACATGGCTGGGATGGCGAATGGTTCCTGCGCGCCTACGACTTTTTCGGCCACAAGGTCGGCTCCGACGAAAACGACGAAAGCAAGATTTTTATCGAGTCGCAGGGCTGGTGCACGATGGCCGGGATCGGCAAGGACGAAGGCTTGTGCGAAAAGGCGCTCGACTCCGTGGCCGACAAGCTCGCCTGCGAGCACGGCATCGTGCTGAACAACCCGGCCTTCACGGAATATGTCCTGGCGTACGGCGAAATCTCGACCTATCCGGCGGGCTACAAGGAAAACGCCGGCATCTTCTGCCACAACAATCCGTGGATCATGATCGGCGAAACGATGATCGGTCGCGGCGACCGCGCGTTCGACTATTGGAGGCGCATCGCGCCGGCCTATCGCGAAGGGATTTCGGAGCTGCACCGCATGGAACCCTATGTCTATTCGCAGATGATTGCGGGCAAGGATGCCTTCAAACCGGGCGAGGCCAAAAACTCGTGGCTAACGGGAACCGCCGCGTGGAACTGGGTGGCGATCTCGCAATATATTCTGGGTGTCCACCCCGACTACGACGGACTGCGCATCGACCCGTGCATCCCGCAGGAGTGGAAGGAATACACCATCGTCCGCCGTTTCCGCGGCGCGGAATACAACATCACCATCAAGAATCCTGAAGGGGTGTCCAAGGGCGTCATCCTGCTGCTGGTCAACGGCGAGCTGGTAAAAGGCAACCTCGTACCCGTCCTGGCAAAAGACCGGGTGCATCAAATCGAAGTGGTAATGGGAGTCGATCATGGCTGA
- a CDS encoding SGNH/GDSL hydrolase family protein, with translation MNITFTYLSKPYCYITLLTAVLAASAPATPVPATDPGIEVRGTKYAQPRNAGLRFQRHREDVLQLPRKELGINPDKARNGSGIVLAFQTDSDSIRANFRILSANYMGSAFGLFEDGKLAKEFKFNPKTSEAKLEFERRGSGCFEIALPSFANVEFLGLELDGQLKKPSPPNAPVYVALGDSISHGVGQHGATHTTWPFLLSRKLNAELFNLAVGGGKVSVPIGNMLEDWKRIDYITILVGYNDLHFDQKTPEGFATQYGELLDAIRANHPDTPVYCISLLHTKKPTSEKTGHTANEFRTALSKLVGTRAQTDAHLHFVAGETITSAKNLQADNPKDPVHLGEEGAAMLADELYRIITRK, from the coding sequence ATGAATATAACATTTACATATCTATCAAAACCGTACTGCTATATCACCCTCCTAACGGCGGTCCTTGCCGCATCGGCCCCGGCCACACCGGTTCCGGCCACCGATCCCGGCATCGAGGTGCGCGGCACAAAATATGCCCAGCCCCGGAATGCCGGACTGCGGTTCCAACGCCACCGGGAGGATGTTCTGCAACTGCCGCGCAAGGAGCTGGGCATCAATCCCGACAAGGCACGGAATGGTTCCGGCATCGTTCTGGCCTTCCAAACCGACAGCGATAGCATCCGGGCCAACTTCAGGATTCTATCCGCCAACTACATGGGCTCGGCCTTCGGCCTGTTCGAGGACGGGAAGCTGGCGAAGGAATTCAAATTCAACCCCAAGACCTCGGAAGCCAAACTGGAATTCGAGCGCAGAGGCAGCGGCTGTTTCGAAATCGCCCTCCCCAGCTTTGCCAATGTGGAATTCCTGGGGCTGGAACTCGATGGCCAACTGAAAAAGCCATCGCCACCCAACGCCCCCGTCTACGTGGCGCTGGGCGACTCGATCAGCCACGGGGTCGGGCAGCACGGCGCAACCCACACCACTTGGCCATTCCTGCTGTCCCGGAAGCTGAACGCGGAACTCTTCAACCTGGCCGTCGGGGGCGGCAAGGTTTCGGTGCCGATCGGCAACATGCTGGAGGACTGGAAGCGGATCGACTACATCACCATCCTCGTCGGCTACAACGACCTGCACTTCGACCAAAAGACGCCGGAGGGCTTCGCGACCCAATACGGCGAGCTGCTGGACGCCATCCGGGCAAACCATCCCGACACCCCGGTCTACTGCATCTCCCTGCTCCACACCAAAAAACCAACCAGCGAAAAGACCGGCCACACCGCGAACGAATTCCGTACCGCCCTGTCGAAGCTGGTCGGCACGCGCGCACAGACGGATGCACACCTCCACTTTGTTGCCGGGGAAACAATTACATCCGCAAAAAACCTGCAGGCCGACAACCCGAAAGATCCCGTGCACCTGGGCGAAGAAGGGGCCGCCATGCTGGCCGATGAACTGTATCGCATCATAACCCGCAAATAG
- a CDS encoding DUF1553 domain-containing protein, with protein MVKTLSLIAAGIGFASLSLAQYETTGNPAPPTKIDLPLLKQYTQLGIRPAGTCSDSVFVRRVHLDLTGSIPTADQARDFIDDRSKDKRAKLIDELLASDGFSHYCTTLWCDRLRVKSEFPINLWPNAVQAYHRWILGSIRENKPYDQFVREILTSNGSNFRVPQVNFFRAVQNSDPETIARAAALTFMGTRLDSWPKDRQQDLAVFFSDLAFKKTSEWKEEIVYADLFSQRENRRGTTLTLPDGKTVEVPLDHDARKVFADWLTHESNPWFARNAVNRIWHQLFGSGIIQEPDDIRPDNPPANQEMLALLEKELNVSGNDLRHIYRLILNSATYQRSSIPATNTPMAEQLFAHYPLHRIDAETLIDSLCHITGTTEQYWSMIPEPFSFIPVEQGSVTLADGSITSPFLEKFGRPPRDTGLATERNNEITAAQQLHLLNSGHIREKLNRIGLQLPRRNTPVANTDELYLSILSRHPTQAELLALSDYTLMAEAEGRDLATDIAWALINSPEFLFKH; from the coding sequence ATGGTAAAAACTCTTTCACTGATCGCCGCAGGCATTGGGTTCGCGAGTCTTTCACTGGCCCAATACGAAACCACAGGCAACCCAGCGCCCCCCACGAAGATCGACCTGCCCCTGCTAAAGCAGTACACGCAACTGGGCATCCGCCCCGCCGGCACCTGCTCCGATAGCGTCTTTGTGCGCCGGGTCCATCTCGACCTTACCGGCAGCATCCCCACGGCCGACCAGGCACGCGACTTTATTGATGACCGCTCGAAGGACAAGCGCGCGAAACTCATCGACGAGCTGCTGGCAAGCGACGGCTTCAGCCACTATTGCACCACCCTTTGGTGCGACCGCCTGCGGGTGAAGTCCGAATTCCCGATCAACCTCTGGCCCAACGCCGTGCAGGCCTACCACCGCTGGATCCTCGGCTCCATCCGCGAAAACAAACCCTATGACCAATTCGTCCGCGAAATCCTGACTTCAAATGGAAGCAACTTCCGCGTGCCGCAGGTCAACTTTTTCCGCGCCGTGCAAAACAGCGACCCCGAAACCATCGCCCGCGCGGCCGCCCTCACCTTCATGGGCACGCGCCTCGACTCCTGGCCGAAGGACCGGCAACAGGACCTGGCCGTTTTTTTCTCCGATTTGGCCTTCAAGAAAACCAGCGAGTGGAAAGAGGAGATCGTCTATGCCGACCTCTTCAGCCAACGGGAAAACCGGCGCGGCACAACACTCACCCTGCCCGATGGAAAAACGGTTGAAGTTCCGCTCGACCACGATGCACGGAAGGTCTTTGCAGACTGGCTGACGCACGAAAGCAATCCCTGGTTCGCACGCAATGCGGTCAACCGCATCTGGCACCAGCTCTTTGGCTCCGGCATCATCCAGGAACCGGACGACATCCGCCCCGACAACCCCCCGGCGAACCAGGAAATGCTCGCGCTGCTCGAAAAGGAGCTCAACGTATCCGGCAACGACCTGCGCCACATCTACCGGCTCATCCTCAACTCCGCCACCTACCAACGCTCCAGCATCCCGGCAACCAACACCCCCATGGCCGAACAGCTGTTCGCCCACTACCCGCTCCACCGGATCGACGCCGAGACCTTGATCGACTCGCTCTGCCACATCACCGGAACCACGGAACAATACTGGAGCATGATTCCGGAGCCCTTCTCCTTTATTCCGGTTGAACAGGGGTCCGTCACGCTCGCCGACGGAAGCATCACCAGCCCCTTCCTGGAAAAATTCGGCCGCCCCCCGCGCGACACCGGGCTTGCAACCGAACGCAACAACGAAATCACCGCCGCCCAGCAACTGCATCTGCTCAACTCCGGCCATATCCGCGAAAAGCTCAACCGCATCGGCCTCCAGCTGCCGCGCCGCAACACCCCCGTGGCCAACACCGACGAACTCTACCTTTCCATCCTTTCGCGCCATCCGACCCAAGCGGAGCTGCTCGCGCTGAGCGACTACACCCTGATGGCCGAGGCGGAAGGGCGCGATCTCGCCACCGACATTGCCTGGGCGCTCATCAACAGCCCGGAATTCCTTTTCAAACACTAG